The following are encoded together in the Streptomyces sp. NBC_00358 genome:
- a CDS encoding DUF427 domain-containing protein — protein MAEGHTITIEQGAQHVRVVHGGQVLAESDRPLVLRETGCPVRYYLPPEDVRLDLLTPSDTRTHCPFKGDASYWSRPDAADLVWSYPDPKPDVSEIKDHLCFYEADVS, from the coding sequence ATGGCTGAAGGACACACGATCACCATCGAACAGGGCGCACAGCACGTCCGCGTCGTGCACGGCGGCCAGGTCCTGGCGGAGAGCGACCGCCCCCTGGTGCTGCGCGAGACCGGCTGTCCGGTGCGCTACTACCTCCCGCCCGAGGACGTCCGCCTGGATCTGCTGACGCCCTCCGACACCCGCACGCACTGCCCCTTCAAGGGCGACGCGTCCTACTGGTCGCGCCCTGACGCGGCCGACCTCGTCTGGAGCTACCCCGACCCCAAGCCCGACGTCTCCGAGATCAAGGACCACCTCTGCTTCTACGAGGCGGACGTGTCCTGA
- a CDS encoding methionine synthase produces the protein MSENSEFRFGSATGVGSMPGGDAREAAKTVVGSLDDFPFLAELPARGPGADMIGRTAGMLVELYARVEPSGWRLGDRPGRDTRRATSWLGEDLDALEEFTQGYEGPLKVQAVGPWTLAAALELRNGESVLSDQGARRDLAGSLAEGLRVHLDDVRRRIPGAQIVLQLDEPSLVAVLRGQVPTASGYRTHRAVDRQIAEATLRDVVGVNGGGPVVVHTCAPDVPFALLRRAGVAGISFDFSLLTERDDDAIGEAVEGGTRLLAGVIPGVDVPLSDPAGSVMGVRTLWRRLGLRPGLLAEAVTLTPSCGLAGASPDFARRALAHCVRAARSLADNPE, from the coding sequence GTGAGCGAAAACAGCGAGTTCAGGTTCGGTTCCGCCACCGGGGTCGGGTCCATGCCGGGCGGTGACGCGCGGGAGGCCGCGAAGACCGTCGTCGGTTCCCTCGACGACTTCCCGTTCCTCGCCGAACTGCCCGCGCGGGGGCCCGGGGCCGACATGATCGGCCGGACGGCCGGGATGCTCGTCGAGCTGTACGCGCGCGTGGAGCCCAGCGGCTGGCGGTTGGGCGACCGGCCCGGCCGGGACACCAGGCGGGCGACGTCGTGGCTGGGGGAGGACCTCGACGCCCTGGAGGAGTTCACCCAGGGATACGAGGGCCCGCTGAAGGTGCAGGCCGTCGGTCCCTGGACCCTCGCCGCCGCACTGGAGCTGAGGAACGGCGAGTCCGTCCTCTCCGACCAGGGCGCCCGCCGCGACCTGGCGGGATCGCTCGCCGAGGGACTGCGCGTCCACCTCGACGACGTACGACGGCGGATTCCCGGGGCGCAGATCGTTCTCCAGCTCGACGAACCCTCCCTCGTCGCCGTGCTCCGCGGCCAGGTGCCGACCGCCAGCGGCTACCGCACCCACCGTGCCGTCGACCGCCAGATCGCCGAGGCCACCCTCCGGGACGTCGTCGGGGTGAACGGCGGCGGCCCCGTCGTGGTCCACACCTGCGCGCCGGACGTCCCCTTCGCCCTGCTGCGCCGGGCGGGCGTGGCGGGGATCTCCTTCGACTTCTCGCTCCTCACCGAGCGTGACGACGACGCGATCGGGGAAGCGGTCGAGGGCGGTACCCGACTCCTCGCCGGTGTCATCCCCGGCGTGGACGTCCCATTGTCGGACCCGGCCGGTAGCGTCATGGGTGTCAGGACGCTGTGGCGCAGGCTGGGGCTGCGGCCGGGTCTTCTCGCGGAGGCGGTCACGCTCACTCCGTCGTGCGGGCTCGCGGGGGCCTCCCCCGACTTCGCGCGCAGGGCGCTGGCCCACTGCGTCCGGGCGGCGAGATCCCTCGCGGACAACCCAGAGTAA
- the ligA gene encoding NAD-dependent DNA ligase LigA, giving the protein MAGEKHAEPTSVPAEARERHAQLAEQIEEHRFRYYVKDAPVVSDAEFDTLLRSLEALEDEYPELRTPDSPTQKVAVEYETDLDEVEHRERMLSLDNVFDDPGLAAWAARVAKDVGSTGYHFLCELKVDGLAVNLTYEDGRLTRAATRGTGRTGEDITPNVMTIAEIPHRLKGDHVPGLVEIRGEVYFPMDAFEGLNARRVAAGEKPYANPRNSAAGSLRQKDPKVTATLPLHMVVHGIGALEGFEGLGRLSEAYGLLHSWGLPTTRYAKVVDDLDGVREFIAYYGENRHAVEHEIDGVVVKLDEIPLQGRLGSTARAPRWAIAWKYAPEEVNTKLVNIRVGVGRTGRVTPYAQVEPVTVAGSEVEFATLHNQDVVKAKGVLIGDTVVLRKAGDVIPEILGPVVDLRDGTEREFVMPAECPECGTALRPRKEGDVDLRCPNARACPAQLRERVNYLAGRQALDIEHFGYVAAAALTKPLEPSEPPLSDESDLFDLTIEQLLPIKAYVLDQDSGLPKRDPKTGEEKIATVFANQQGEPKKNALAMLENIAAAKERPLARFLTGLSIRHVGPVAAEALAREFRSLDRIEGATEEELATTAGVGPIIAASLKEWFAEEWHREIIRKWRAAGVRMEDEGAGEDEGPRPLEGLIVVVTGTLEHHTRDGAKEELQSRGAKVTGSVSKKTSFVVVGDNPGSKYDKAMQLKVPVLNEEGFAVLLGQGPDAAADVALPAEE; this is encoded by the coding sequence GTGGCCGGCGAAAAGCACGCAGAGCCCACATCGGTACCCGCCGAGGCACGGGAGAGGCACGCGCAGCTCGCCGAGCAGATCGAGGAGCACCGCTTCCGGTACTACGTGAAGGACGCTCCCGTCGTCAGCGACGCGGAGTTCGACACGCTCCTGCGCTCCCTGGAGGCGCTGGAGGACGAGTACCCCGAGCTGCGCACACCGGACTCACCGACCCAGAAGGTCGCCGTCGAGTACGAGACCGACCTCGACGAGGTCGAGCACCGCGAGCGCATGCTCTCCCTCGACAACGTCTTCGACGACCCGGGGCTCGCCGCCTGGGCCGCCCGGGTGGCCAAGGACGTGGGCTCGACCGGCTACCACTTCCTGTGCGAGCTCAAGGTCGACGGCCTCGCCGTGAACCTGACGTACGAGGACGGCAGACTCACCCGCGCGGCCACCCGGGGCACAGGCCGGACCGGCGAGGACATCACACCCAACGTCATGACGATCGCGGAGATCCCGCACCGTCTGAAGGGCGACCACGTCCCCGGGCTCGTCGAGATCCGCGGCGAGGTCTACTTCCCGATGGACGCGTTCGAGGGCCTCAACGCACGTCGTGTGGCGGCCGGTGAGAAGCCGTACGCCAACCCCCGGAACTCCGCCGCGGGTTCACTGCGCCAGAAGGACCCCAAGGTCACGGCGACGCTGCCGCTCCACATGGTGGTCCACGGCATCGGCGCCCTGGAGGGGTTCGAGGGCCTGGGCCGGCTCTCCGAGGCCTACGGCCTGCTGCACTCCTGGGGACTGCCGACCACGCGGTACGCCAAGGTGGTCGACGACCTCGACGGCGTAAGGGAGTTCATCGCGTACTACGGCGAGAACCGCCACGCCGTGGAGCACGAGATCGACGGCGTGGTCGTCAAGCTCGACGAGATCCCCCTCCAGGGCCGGCTCGGTTCCACCGCGCGCGCACCGCGCTGGGCGATCGCCTGGAAGTACGCGCCCGAGGAGGTCAACACCAAGCTCGTCAACATCCGCGTCGGCGTGGGCCGTACGGGCCGGGTCACCCCGTACGCGCAGGTCGAGCCGGTCACGGTCGCCGGCTCCGAGGTCGAGTTCGCCACCCTGCACAACCAGGACGTGGTGAAGGCCAAGGGTGTCCTCATCGGGGACACGGTGGTGCTGCGCAAGGCCGGTGACGTCATCCCGGAGATCCTCGGCCCGGTCGTCGACCTGCGGGACGGCACCGAGCGGGAGTTCGTGATGCCGGCCGAGTGCCCCGAGTGCGGGACGGCGCTACGGCCCAGGAAGGAGGGCGACGTCGACCTGCGCTGCCCGAACGCGCGGGCCTGCCCGGCGCAGCTGCGCGAGCGGGTCAACTACCTCGCGGGGCGCCAGGCTTTGGACATCGAGCACTTCGGGTACGTCGCCGCGGCGGCCCTCACCAAGCCGCTGGAGCCGTCCGAGCCGCCGCTGAGCGACGAGAGCGACCTCTTCGACCTCACCATCGAGCAGTTGCTGCCCATCAAGGCGTACGTCCTCGACCAGGACAGCGGGCTGCCCAAGCGCGACCCGAAGACCGGCGAGGAGAAGATCGCCACGGTCTTCGCCAACCAGCAGGGCGAGCCCAAGAAGAACGCGCTTGCCATGCTGGAGAACATCGCGGCGGCCAAGGAGCGGCCGCTCGCGCGCTTCCTCACCGGGCTGTCGATCCGTCATGTCGGACCGGTCGCCGCCGAGGCGCTGGCCCGGGAGTTCCGCTCCCTGGACCGCATCGAGGGGGCGACCGAGGAGGAGCTCGCCACCACCGCCGGTGTCGGGCCGATCATCGCCGCCTCGCTCAAGGAGTGGTTCGCGGAGGAGTGGCACCGCGAGATCATCCGCAAGTGGAGGGCCGCCGGCGTCCGGATGGAGGACGAGGGCGCGGGCGAGGACGAAGGACCCCGCCCGCTCGAAGGCCTGATCGTCGTGGTCACGGGCACGCTCGAACACCACACGCGGGACGGGGCGAAGGAGGAACTCCAGAGCCGTGGAGCAAAAGTGACCGGTTCTGTCTCGAAGAAGACATCCTTCGTCGTGGTGGGTGACAATCCTGGCTCGAAGTACGACAAGGCGATGCAGCTGAAGGTTCCGGTCCTGAACGAGGAGGGCTTCGCCGTCCTGCTCGGACAAGGACCGGACGCGGCGGCGGACGTCGCGCTTCCGGCCGAGGAATAG
- a CDS encoding alpha/beta fold hydrolase — protein MDKKTISRDGTPIAYERHGDGPTVVLVGGAMCTGATLAPLAEALSDRFGAITYDRRGRGGSGDTAPFAVAREVEDIAALIEASGGSAALYGISSGGALALEAASSGLPVREVAVYETPFAVDEGAAGQRAAYTERLTELLGEDRRGDAVELFLSLVGTPPEMIAGVRMSHAWPGMEAIAPTLAYDNAAMGESGVPRERLAALSLPLLSIAGDASPAWMREAARSVAEAAPNGSYRTLEGQTHMVDPQVLAPVLAQFFRANG, from the coding sequence ATGGACAAGAAGACCATCTCGCGCGACGGGACCCCCATCGCGTACGAACGCCACGGTGACGGCCCGACGGTCGTCCTGGTCGGTGGCGCCATGTGCACGGGTGCCACGCTGGCGCCCCTCGCCGAGGCCCTCTCGGACCGCTTCGGTGCCATCACCTACGACCGGCGGGGCCGCGGCGGCAGCGGCGACACCGCGCCCTTCGCGGTGGCCCGGGAGGTCGAGGACATCGCGGCGCTGATCGAGGCCTCCGGGGGCAGCGCGGCGCTCTACGGCATCTCGTCGGGCGGCGCGCTGGCCCTGGAGGCGGCTTCGAGCGGGCTGCCCGTCCGCGAAGTCGCCGTCTACGAGACGCCGTTCGCCGTCGACGAGGGCGCGGCCGGGCAGCGCGCCGCGTACACCGAGCGGCTGACCGAGCTGCTCGGCGAGGACCGGCGGGGGGACGCGGTCGAACTGTTCCTGTCCCTGGTCGGCACACCGCCGGAGATGATCGCCGGGGTGCGCATGTCCCACGCCTGGCCCGGCATGGAGGCCATCGCACCGACCCTGGCGTACGACAACGCCGCGATGGGCGAGAGCGGGGTGCCCCGTGAGCGGCTGGCCGCCCTCTCCCTGCCGCTGCTGTCGATCGCGGGCGACGCGAGCCCGGCCTGGATGCGCGAGGCGGCACGGAGCGTCGCGGAGGCGGCACCGAACGGGTCGTACCGCACCCTGGAGGGGCAGACCCACATGGTGGATCCGCAGGTGCTCGCGCCGGTGCTGGCGCAGTTCTTCAGGGCGAACGGTTAG
- a CDS encoding SDR family oxidoreductase: MASMATHVITGAGSGIGAAVARRLHARGDELVLHARDAGRAKELAAAFPGAKTLVGDLADPDKLSWAFSHQTLPGQVDSLMHIAGVVDLGPVGELTPKSWRHQLNVNLIAPAELTRHFLPQLRLAQGHVLFVNSGAGLNAHADWSAYAASKHGLKALADSLRHEEHAAGVRVTSVYPGRTASPMQAKVHQQEGKEYDAAKWIDPESVATTILMALDLPRDAEVNDLTVRPGG; encoded by the coding sequence ATGGCGTCCATGGCTACACATGTGATCACCGGGGCCGGTTCCGGCATCGGCGCGGCCGTCGCCCGCCGTCTGCACGCGCGCGGGGACGAACTCGTGCTCCACGCGCGCGACGCCGGCCGCGCCAAGGAACTGGCCGCCGCCTTCCCCGGGGCGAAGACCCTGGTCGGCGATCTGGCGGACCCCGACAAGCTCTCCTGGGCGTTCTCGCACCAGACGCTCCCCGGCCAGGTCGACTCCCTAATGCACATCGCGGGCGTGGTCGACCTCGGCCCGGTCGGTGAACTGACCCCGAAGTCCTGGCGCCACCAGCTCAACGTCAACCTGATCGCCCCCGCCGAGCTGACCCGCCACTTCCTGCCCCAGCTCCGCCTCGCCCAGGGACACGTGCTCTTCGTGAACTCCGGCGCCGGCCTGAACGCCCACGCCGACTGGTCCGCCTACGCCGCCTCCAAGCACGGACTGAAGGCACTGGCCGACTCCCTGCGCCACGAGGAGCACGCGGCCGGCGTCCGGGTGACCTCCGTCTACCCCGGTCGCACCGCCAGCCCCATGCAGGCCAAGGTCCACCAGCAGGAGGGCAAGGAGTACGACGCGGCGAAGTGGATCGACCCCGAGTCGGTGGCCACCACGATCCTGATGGCTCTCGACCTGCCCCGGGACGCCGAGGTCAACGACCTGACGGTGCGGCCGGGCGGCTGA
- a CDS encoding TIGR00730 family Rossman fold protein, with protein sequence MNICVFLSAADLDDRYTRPAREFAELLGKGGHTLVWGGSDVGLMKVVADGVQQAGGRLVGVSVDFLAAKARAGADEMVVARDLAERKALLLAKADAVVVMVGGTGTLDEATEILELKKHGKTEKPVVLLNTAGFYDGLKEQFRRMDAEGFLPRPLTDLVFFAEEPVGALAYLEESVGTR encoded by the coding sequence ATGAACATCTGCGTCTTCCTCTCCGCCGCCGACCTCGACGACCGCTACACACGCCCCGCACGGGAGTTCGCCGAACTCCTCGGCAAGGGCGGCCACACCCTGGTGTGGGGAGGCTCCGACGTCGGGCTCATGAAGGTGGTCGCGGACGGGGTGCAGCAGGCCGGCGGGCGGCTGGTGGGCGTCTCCGTGGACTTCCTGGCCGCCAAGGCCCGCGCGGGCGCCGACGAGATGGTCGTCGCCCGGGATCTGGCCGAGCGCAAGGCACTGCTGCTGGCGAAGGCCGACGCGGTCGTCGTCATGGTCGGCGGCACGGGGACCCTCGACGAGGCGACCGAGATCCTCGAACTGAAGAAGCACGGGAAGACCGAGAAGCCGGTGGTCCTGCTCAACACGGCCGGCTTCTACGACGGCCTCAAGGAACAGTTCCGCCGCATGGACGCCGAGGGCTTCCTGCCGCGCCCGCTCACCGACCTGGTGTTCTTCGCCGAGGAGCCGGTGGGGGCGCTGGCCTACCTGGAGGAGAGCGTCGGCACCCGGTGA